AAATTCGCGCCAAAACGGCAAAAAAGCCGGCCAATAGGCCATAAGTCGCACCGGCGGGGGCGTCAGGGGCCGTTCCGGGCCCCGGAGCGGCGCGCCTGCTTGCGTTCGGCGACCTTCTGCGCGGCCTCGTGTTCGCGGGCGGTGCGCACCATTTCCCCCAGCCATCCGGCCAGCAGGTCGGTGTAGGCCAGCTGCTCCGGCTTGCCGGAAAACGCATGGTCGGCGCCCTGGATCCGGCGCCTGGTCAGGGAGCGCGCGTTGGAGAACGCGGCCGCGTAGTTCTCGCCGACCTGGTGCGGGACGGTCTGGTCGTGCTCGGCCTCCACCAGCAGCACGTCGCCCGGGAAACCATGGCTCGCACGCAGGGCGCGGTTGAGTTCCCAGGACACCGGGCGGCGGCGGAATGCGTGCAGGTCCGGGTCGGCATGCAGCTGGCGCTTGGGCAGCTCCCAGCCCTCGTCCTTGTAGAGCGCCGGGGAGCGCAGGGCCAGCCAGCGCACCGGGCGCAGCTCGGAAAGCAACGCGGCCAGGTAACCGCCGTAACTGATGCCCACCACGGCGATGGCCGAGGCATCCACGTCCGGGCGCGCGGCGAACCAGTCGTAGGCGGCGAGCAGGTCGGCCAGGTTCTGCGGACGGCTGACCGTTTCCCACTGCGCGGCGGTCTGCTCGTGGCCGCGCAGGTCGAAGGTCAGGCAGACGCAGCCGATGCCGGCGATGCGGCGGGCGCGGCCCAGGTCGTGGTCCTGGCTGCCGCCCCAGCCGTGCACGAACAGCACCCCGGGCAGGGCCGGCGGCGGCGAGAGCACGGTGCCGCGGACGACCTCGTCGTCGACCCTGATGTCGACCTGGTCAAGGCGGATTTCCATGCGCCACAGCGTACTTCAGCACCGGTCCACGCGATGCGAGCGGATCGCGGAAGTGCACCTGCGCCGACGGCGGGGGCTGGTGCGCGGGATCGTGGCTCTCGTGGCAGGAAGTGGTGATCGCGCCCCCGCGAGGCGCCCGGACAGCAGCGCATCCAGCGCGACGATCTCGGCGGGGGAAGCGCCGCCCAGCCGCCAGGACTGCTCCAGCACGCCGCAGCGCCAGTTGCCGTGCGCGTCGTGCCCGGCGATGACGTCGTAGTTGCGGCGCGAGGCGAAGAAGCCGGGATGCACCGCTTCCACCGCGGCGTCATAGCGGCGCGCGCAGTCCAGGGCGTGGCGCTGCATCGCGTCGGTGGCGACCGGCTCCAGCGCGGCGTAGTCGCCGGCGACCACGTGCAGGCGGGAGCCGGTGTAGACCTCCAGTCCCTCGCGGTCCGGCGCCTGGTGCTGGGTGCCGAGGTAGGACAGCACCATGCCTGCGATCCTCACTTGGCCCACGCTGCAGGTGGTGGCGTCGACCAGGTCCTGCTCCAGGACCATGCCGTGCTCCTGCAGCTCCAGCCGGTCGAGCGCCGCCAGCGCCTCGTCCAGGGTGCCGGGGCAGTCCACCCGGCGCTGGCCGTTGCCACCGCGCGCCTGCGCCGGCTTGAGCCGGATCGCGCCGCCGCGGGCCAGCAGTTCGCGTCCGGCGAGGCCGGCGGACTGCGGACAGAACACGCTGAATCCATCCAGCACCACCGGCCGCAGGCGCTCGCCCAGCTCCGAGCGCCAGCCTTCGGGGATGGATGCGCATTCGCGCGGCAGGGCGTGGGTGATCACCTTGCTGGCGACGAAGGCATGCGGCACCACGCCGCCAAACAGGTCGTCCTCGTCGACGATGCCGAGGCGTGCGGCCTGCGCCGCGGTCAGGGTGTCGTCGGGGACGAAGTAGGGTCGCAGTGGCGGCGGATTGGCCGGGTCGTACGCGCCGGCGTACTCCCAGCCGGCCAGTTCGGCCAGGCGGCGCGCGACCCAGGCCTGCGATGCCTGCTCATGCCCGCTGCGTGGGTGCCCGCTCGCGCATACGGTGACCACCGAGCGCCTGGAGCGGTTGTCGGGGGAGGTCATGCCGGCCGCTCCGCGGAAGGGACGGGACAACGCTGCGGGCTGCGCGGTGAAACGGGTGCGAAGGATCGGCGTCGCGCTGGCGGCCAGCAGATGCGTTTGCGGAGGTGTGTGGATCACGTTCCACGCCCGCGCCGGCGCGTGGCATCCAGCCTTGCTTGGGGCGGTGGCGCGCAGGCACCCCGCCTCACGGCGCCGGGGGGCGACGCGCATAAAAAAGCCGGGGCATCTCGCGATGCCCCGGCCGGACTGCGGGCTGAGGGAGGGATCAGCCGGCAAGTGCGAAGAACACGCCCCAGGAAGGCAGCGTGGCTTCCCCGCCGTCGACGCCGGCCACGGCATGGCCGGGGATCGTCTGCGGCTGCCACTGCCCCTCGGGCAGGGACAGGCGGGCGGGGTTGGCGGAGAGGTTGAACGCGGCGAGCACGCGCTGGCCCTCGTGCTCGCGCACGAACGCCAGCACCGGCTCGGCGGTGTCGAGGAAACGGATCGAGCCGCGCACCAGGGCCGGATGCTGCTTGCGCCAGCGCATGAACGCACGGAAAGCGTGCAGCACCGAATCCGGATCGGCCTCCTGGCGCTCGACGGCGCGGGCGCGGTGCTGGTCCGGGACCGGCAGCCACGGCTGCGCCGGGCTGAAGCCGGCGTCGGCGGCGTCCTTCCACGGCATCGGCGTGCGGCATCCGTCGCGGCCCTTGAAGGTCGGCCAGAAGGTGATGCCGTAGGGGTCGCGCAGCGCCTCGAACGGAACGTCGGCCTCGGGCAGGCCCAGCTCCTCGCCCTGGTAGATGCAGACCGAGCCGCGCAGCGAGCAGACCATCGCCGCCAGCATGCGGGCCAGGGCCGGCGGCGCCTCGTCGCCGCCCCAGCGGGTGACGGCGCGGCGCACGTCGTGGTTGGACACCGCCCAGCACGGCCAGCCCTCGGTCATCGCCGCTTCCAGGCGCTCCACCGTGCCGCGGATGTAGCCGGCGCTGAAGTCGTCCACCAGCAGCTCGAAGCTGTAGCCCATGTTCAGGCGCTTGCCGGAGGTGTACTCGGCGGTGGTGGCCAGCGAATCCTCCGAGGAGATCTCGCCCAGGGTCACCGCGCCGGGGTACTGGTCCATCAGCCTGCGCAGGTCCTCGAGGAAGGCGATGTTCTCGGGCCTGGTGTTGTTGTAGTAGTGGTACTGGAACGCGTAGGGGTTGTCCGGGCTGAAGCCGCGGCCCACGCGCTTGTCCGCCGGCTTGGGCGGGTTGTCGCGCAGCTGCGCGTCGTGGAAGCAGAAGTTGATCGCGTCCAGGCGGAAGCCGTCGACGCCGCGGTCCAGCCAGAACTTCACGTTGTCCAGGGTGGCCTTCTGCACTTCCGGATTGTGGAAGTTCAGGTCCGGCTGGTCGACCAGGAAGTTGTGCAGGTAGTACTGGCAGCGGCGCGGCTCCCAG
This genomic interval from Pseudoxanthomonas suwonensis 11-1 contains the following:
- a CDS encoding DUF3182 family protein, which gives rise to MTSPDNRSRRSVVTVCASGHPRSGHEQASQAWVARRLAELAGWEYAGAYDPANPPPLRPYFVPDDTLTAAQAARLGIVDEDDLFGGVVPHAFVASKVITHALPRECASIPEGWRSELGERLRPVVLDGFSVFCPQSAGLAGRELLARGGAIRLKPAQARGGNGQRRVDCPGTLDEALAALDRLELQEHGMVLEQDLVDATTCSVGQVRIAGMVLSYLGTQHQAPDREGLEVYTGSRLHVVAGDYAALEPVATDAMQRHALDCARRYDAAVEAVHPGFFASRRNYDVIAGHDAHGNWRCGVLEQSWRLGGASPAEIVALDALLSGRLAGARSPLPATRATIPRTSPRRRRRCTSAIRSHRVDRC
- a CDS encoding alpha/beta hydrolase family protein; the protein is MEIRLDQVDIRVDDEVVRGTVLSPPPALPGVLFVHGWGGSQDHDLGRARRIAGIGCVCLTFDLRGHEQTAAQWETVSRPQNLADLLAAYDWFAARPDVDASAIAVVGISYGGYLAALLSELRPVRWLALRSPALYKDEGWELPKRQLHADPDLHAFRRRPVSWELNRALRASHGFPGDVLLVEAEHDQTVPHQVGENYAAAFSNARSLTRRRIQGADHAFSGKPEQLAYTDLLAGWLGEMVRTAREHEAAQKVAERKQARRSGARNGP
- a CDS encoding alpha-glucosidase family protein, with protein sequence MSDNQWWRGAVIYQIYPRSFLDTNGDGVGDLPGITDRLDYVASLGVDAIWISPFFKSPMADYGYDIADPRDVDPLFGNLADFDRLLEKAHGLGIKVMIDQVLSHTSTQHDWFQESRQDRTNPKADWYVWADAKDDGSPPNNWMSIFGGVAWRWEPRRCQYYLHNFLVDQPDLNFHNPEVQKATLDNVKFWLDRGVDGFRLDAINFCFHDAQLRDNPPKPADKRVGRGFSPDNPYAFQYHYYNNTRPENIAFLEDLRRLMDQYPGAVTLGEISSEDSLATTAEYTSGKRLNMGYSFELLVDDFSAGYIRGTVERLEAAMTEGWPCWAVSNHDVRRAVTRWGGDEAPPALARMLAAMVCSLRGSVCIYQGEELGLPEADVPFEALRDPYGITFWPTFKGRDGCRTPMPWKDAADAGFSPAQPWLPVPDQHRARAVERQEADPDSVLHAFRAFMRWRKQHPALVRGSIRFLDTAEPVLAFVREHEGQRVLAAFNLSANPARLSLPEGQWQPQTIPGHAVAGVDGGEATLPSWGVFFALAG